The Podospora bellae-mahoneyi strain CBS 112042 chromosome 7, whole genome shotgun sequence genomic sequence CGAAAATGACGTTCACGTTTCTCGACGATTACCGACTGGATTTCTCGATTCGCAGTCTTCTGGGAAGTCGTTCAAGGTTGCAAGATGTCCCCAAGATTGCACAGCTGGTTGAGTCTCGTCTTCATCGATGGTTTGATGAGCGATGCGTTGAGCCAAGGTTCCAGGAGATTGAGCTTCCCAGCATGTGGCCTCGGAAAAAGAACACGCGCGGGGGTGATGAGATTATCGCCAATATTGAGCAATCAATAAACAAAGCGCATGGCGGTGCGATTGCCAAGGAGGCTCGTCAAGAACTTGACACTGAGACGGACGGGCTCCGGTATAGACGGCGGCCAGTGGGAGACGATACTTACTCGGTATCAGGCTCCATGCCAGGTTCACTCCCAGGCATCGACATGCCTACATGATGACGGTTACAATCTGGATCTTACAACACAATCTCATCTCCAAAGCCCCGCTCACCCCTCTGCCTCTGAAGGtccaaccaaaacaaaaaccgAGACACGGAAAACCGCATAACGAGGCGAAGCCGCGGTGTGTTAACGACCTGTCACCAGGTCAAAATACTATCATTGGGTGTTGTACACCTTACATGTATTATATCATACCATTCCACCACATGTCCATAGGTAGATCTTGATATAGGGTTAGGGGGCGCCAGAGTGGAGCCAATGAGCGATGCTCAGCACATGCCAAAAAGCGAGCGCCGCAGCGGTGCGGATGTGGTCTGGTGATGTCACAGCAGTGGACCCACCAAAAATCCCCATCAGTCCCCAACGGTTCATGACAGTAGTTGGCATCCTCAACGATCCGATGAAAAAAACGGCTGCCACTGCATCGTTAATCAAGCACTTTGGATGAAATTGTATACCAAAGAAACTCTCTCTTTATTTTCTTTGTCATCTGAACCTCAACACTATTTGGTTGTCATTTACCTTCTTGCCACGTCCCTGTCGCATAAACCCACTCGCCGATCCGAGAGCAAACGGCCATTGCCGTGATTTTCCTCAGCAACCATTTCAGTCCCCCCACTGATCGAAACCAACCTCGTGATGGTATAACACTACTTCGAGACAGCCGCCTTCGTTACGCCTTTGCGCATTCGTTAAACCAGGACCACTGGTCACCATGATACCCTTCATAAACGCGCGTATGGATGCCCCCTCCAGATGAGTTGTGGGTGTCGGTTTGCTGACGTCGTCTGTCTCTTATAGCATTCGTTTGGTTAGCCGACAGGATCGGCGCTGGCCCAGATGAGTGTACGTTTGTTCTCTATAATAGTTCTGAGCTGCAAAATCGTATGATTGCTCCGGGTGCTAACATCGTGCGGAACAGTAAAActcgtcttctccttcctcctaTCGTATCCTCTTGCTGGCCTCCTAAAAAGAGTTCCCGATGCGCGGCCCGAGTTCAAAAACCTCTTCTCGATTTCGATCTCGTTATTCTACCTCGTCGGACTGTTCGACCTCTGGGATGGCCTCCGGACGATTTTAATCTCTGCGATCGGGACATATGCCATCGCGAAATACCTGCGGGGCTCGCCGTACATGCCATGGGTCGGCTTCGTTTTTTTAATGGGCCACATGAGCGTCAACCACATTGCGCGCCAGCAAGCCAACAGCCCCCGTTCAGTCGACATCACGGGCGCCCAAATGGTCGCGGTCATGAAGCTCAGCGCCTTTTGCTGGAACGTGGCTGATGGCGTTCTTCCCGAGGCTGACCTCTCCGACTTTCAGAAAGACAGACGCCTCGTGGAGCTCCCTAGTCTCCTCAACTATGCGGGCtatgtcttcttcttccccagcatGCTCATCGGTCCCGCATTTGATTTTGTTGAGTACCGCAGGTGGCTTGACACTACCATGTTTGAGGTGCCCGCCAATGTTGATCCGTCCAAGAAGCCGCCTACCCGTCGCAAGCGCAAAATCCCCCGCAGTGGGACTCCCGCCATGAAGAAGCTAGCCCTTGGTTTGATCTGGACCTTTTCGTTCCTCAAGCTATCCGCCCACTACTACCCCGAGGTGCTTTTGGAGGATAAGTTTGTGACGTATGGGTTCCTCCAccggctggtggtgctgcacATGGTTGGCTTCACCGCGCGCTGCAAGTACTATGGTGTCTGGACCATGACAGAGGGCGCGTGCATTCTGGCTGGCCTGGGTTTTAAGGGTGTCGACCCCAAGACTGGAAAAGTGTCTTGGGACAGGCTCCGGAATATCGACCcttgggaggtggagttTGCACAGAACACGAGGGGGTACTTGGGGGCGTGGAACATCAATACTAATCAGTGGTTGAGGAACTACGTCTACCTGCGGGTCACGCCTAGGGGAAAGAAGCCTGGTTTTAGGGCTAGTTTGGCTACTTTTACGACCTCGGCTTTCTGGCATGGGTTTTATCCTGGGTATTATCTGTCGTTTGTGCTGGCGAGTTTTATTCAGACTGTTGCGAAGAGTATGTTTTCTTGTTTCGCCTGTTTGTTTCATTAACTCAAGCTAATTATTTTGTCTGCAGAACTCCGCCGTTTCTTccgccccttcttcctcgaccCCAAGACTCAGCAGCCCCTTCCCTCCAAGAAGCTTTACGATTTCGCCTCTTGGGTCACGACCCAGCTCACGTTTTCGTACGCGGCCGCTCCGTTTCTGATTCTGTCCTTCTCGGGCTCGGTTACGGTTTGGGCGAGGGTGTATTTCTACGCCGTGGTTGGGACAGTGGTCTTGA encodes the following:
- the ale1 gene encoding Lysophospholipid acyltransferase (EggNog:ENOG503NUVY; BUSCO:EOG0926251E; COG:S), translating into MIPFINAPFVWLADRIGAGPDELKLVFSFLLSYPLAGLLKRVPDARPEFKNLFSISISLFYLVGLFDLWDGLRTILISAIGTYAIAKYLRGSPYMPWVGFVFLMGHMSVNHIARQQANSPRSVDITGAQMVAVMKLSAFCWNVADGVLPEADLSDFQKDRRLVELPSLLNYAGYVFFFPSMLIGPAFDFVEYRRWLDTTMFEVPANVDPSKKPPTRRKRKIPRSGTPAMKKLALGLIWTFSFLKLSAHYYPEVLLEDKFVTYGFLHRLVVLHMVGFTARCKYYGVWTMTEGACILAGLGFKGVDPKTGKVSWDRLRNIDPWEVEFAQNTRGYLGAWNINTNQWLRNYVYLRVTPRGKKPGFRASLATFTTSAFWHGFYPGYYLSFVLASFIQTVAKKLRRFFRPFFLDPKTQQPLPSKKLYDFASWVTTQLTFSYAAAPFLILSFSGSVTVWARVYFYAVVGTVVLMGFFASPGVKVVKKALEQRNAKAGVVTDKKSGDLKRTASTDSLSSSREPVMGISADMEEELDEMVREVKREVEVRRARSRENSLVKDMKKAM